A region from the Lolium perenne isolate Kyuss_39 chromosome 4, Kyuss_2.0, whole genome shotgun sequence genome encodes:
- the LOC139839258 gene encoding uncharacterized protein, which translates to MEVMQGHTMLVEVMQRHTILSEPQGPGKDTIFAELIEEAKRAASDGGTMSRFSLTVKLLQAKSYYRISNVAFNAILLILALQYPTSSVPKSYEEDYAKENNCPKCKASRWKDADGKDFDVFMEPLMEELQELWKGVKSYDANSPDKFDLRAAILWCIHDYPALHTLSWRATAGYQACVRFDKENCSKKLRNKICFIGDRRWLHRYHPWRNSKEFNGATERREKPAEFTPEELKEQLDRVRDEIPGKLQKKRKREDGQCWSHRSCLWDLPYWEDLKLRHNLDVMHIEKNICDNLIGTFMNIQGKTKDTVNSRLDLEDMGIRCDLHLQPVSVDSFEMPRAWYTMSKQEKIAFL; encoded by the exons atggaggtgatgcaGGGGCACACCATGTTGGTGGAGGTGATGCAGAGGCACACTATTTTG TCAGAACCGCAAGGTCCTGGAAAGGACACTATATTTGCTGAGTTGATAGAGGAAGCCAAGCGCGCAGCCAGCGATGGGGGTACAATGTCAAGGTTTTCACTCACAGTCAAGTTACTTCAGGCCAAGTCGTACTACCGGATTAGCAACGTTGCATTCAACGCGATACTCCTGATTTTGGCCTTGCAATACCCTACTAGCTCAGTACCAAAGTCATACGAGGAG GATTATGCCAAGGAGAATAATTGCCCCAAGTGCAAAGCCTCCAGATGGAAAGATGCTGATG GAAAAGATTTTGATGTCTTCATGGAGCCTTTGATGGAAGAGCTGCAGGAGCTCTGGAAAGGTGTAAAATCATATGATGCCAATAGTCCAGACAAGTTTGATCTCCGTGCTGCAATCTTATGGTGCATTCATGATTATCCGGCACTGCACACATTGTCATGGAGGGCCACAGCTGGTTACCAGGCATGTGTGCGTTTTGACAAAGAGAATTGCTCCAAGAAATTAAGGAACAAAATCTGCTTTATTGGGGACCGCCGTTGGCTACATCGGTACCATCCTTGGAGAAATAGCAAAGAATTCAATGGTGCTACTGAAAGGCGTGAGAAGCCAGCGGAATTCACTCCAGAAGAGCTGAAGGAACAGCTTGATAGGGTTAGAGATGAGATACCAGGCAAGCTTCAGAAGAAAAGGAAACGTGAGGACGGTCAGTGTTGGAGCCATAGGTCATGTTTGTGGGACTTGCCATACTGGGAAGATCTAAAGCTGAGGCATAATCTCGATGTAATGCACATCGAGAAAAACATCTGTGACAATCTGATTGGTACTTTCATGAACATACAAGGCAAGACAAAGGACACTGTGAATTCAAGGCTTGATTTGGAAGACATGGGCATAAGATGTGACTTGCATTTGCAGCCTGTTTCAGTTGACTCTTTTGAGATGCCACGGGCGtggtatacaatgagtaaacaagaaaaAATTGCATTTTTGTGA